Proteins encoded within one genomic window of Halococcus salifodinae DSM 8989:
- a CDS encoding DoxX family protein has protein sequence MIALQAGIFDASGAGIVFLVARLLFGGVLAFMGMNHFMNADQMVPYADAKGIPAASLLVPFSGGQLLFGGLAIVFGIYPVLGGGAIAVFLPIAAVMMHDFWAVSEEEQQSELTDFLKNVAMTGGALAFLAAGGVDWPFALGIGAF, from the coding sequence GTGATCGCGCTCCAGGCTGGCATTTTCGATGCGTCGGGCGCTGGAATCGTCTTCCTGGTCGCGCGGCTCCTGTTCGGTGGCGTGCTCGCGTTCATGGGTATGAACCACTTCATGAACGCCGACCAGATGGTTCCCTACGCGGACGCGAAGGGCATCCCGGCCGCAAGTCTGCTGGTTCCGTTCAGCGGCGGCCAGCTGCTCTTCGGCGGCCTCGCAATCGTCTTCGGGATCTATCCCGTGCTCGGGGGAGGCGCGATCGCCGTGTTCCTCCCGATCGCGGCGGTCATGATGCACGATTTCTGGGCGGTTTCCGAGGAGGAACAGCAGTCAGAGCTGACCGACTTCCTCAAGAACGTCGCCATGACCGGCGGGGCGCTGGCCTTCCTCGCGGCCGGCGGCGTCGACTGGCCGTTCGCGCTCGGCATCGGCGCGTTCTGA
- the menD gene encoding 2-succinyl-5-enolpyruvyl-6-hydroxy-3-cyclohexene-1-carboxylic-acid synthase — MTGDERDSSNYSNWPNRNTLWAETFVDELAKGEVSAVCIAPGSRSTPLTVAFADHPEIRIFSHLDERSAAFFALGRAKRTGEVTPVLSTSGTATANFHPAVIEANQARVPLLVLTADRPPELRDSGANQTIDQEKLYGSAVRFYRDLPEPAADGRKLRSLRVDAARALAASTGTPSGPVHLNFPLRKPLEPIPVSGDVPDGFEDDEPLAATGRDGPFVRTESGRAELDDHSIERVREGLATERGLVVAGPSTTLDPSAVAALASATGFPVLADPLSGLRYGPHLTELDVPVCGGYDSYLDARTVDDWPAPEVVLRVGASPTSKALRNYLRDAVRGSGTRQFVVDPAGEWREATFTASDLVIADPNRLARKLAERAERAERTDSSASEAWRERFRTAETDYWNAVEAAHDDQFFEGTIPGDVIANAPDPATVFVSNSMTVRDADRFGRPRDAGLTVLGNRGASGIDGIVSSGLGVGSTTDDPLVLVVGDLAYYHDMNGLLALSRCGVDATIVVVNNDGGGIFRMLPIAEFDPPFTEQFETPHGLDFAPTADIYGFEFVRVDERDAFRDAYQASLESAGSQIIEVEFDTGTSHEFRETVHERACDAIDE; from the coding sequence ATGACTGGGGACGAGCGCGACTCCAGCAATTATTCGAACTGGCCGAACCGCAACACGCTCTGGGCCGAGACGTTCGTCGACGAACTCGCGAAGGGAGAGGTTTCGGCGGTCTGTATCGCGCCGGGCAGCCGCTCGACGCCGCTCACCGTGGCGTTCGCCGACCACCCCGAAATTCGAATCTTTTCCCACCTCGACGAGCGCTCGGCGGCCTTCTTCGCACTCGGGCGGGCGAAACGTACCGGCGAGGTCACCCCCGTGCTCTCGACCTCGGGGACTGCGACCGCGAACTTCCACCCCGCGGTGATCGAGGCGAACCAGGCGCGCGTCCCGCTGCTCGTGCTGACCGCCGACCGGCCGCCCGAGCTCCGCGACAGCGGCGCGAATCAAACCATCGACCAGGAGAAGCTGTACGGGTCGGCGGTCCGGTTTTATCGTGATCTCCCCGAACCCGCGGCCGACGGCCGAAAGCTCCGCTCGCTCCGGGTCGACGCTGCCCGCGCACTCGCGGCCAGCACTGGGACGCCGTCCGGTCCCGTGCATCTCAATTTCCCGCTCCGGAAGCCGCTCGAACCCATCCCCGTGTCGGGCGACGTGCCGGACGGGTTCGAGGACGACGAACCGCTCGCCGCGACGGGCCGTGACGGACCGTTCGTCCGGACCGAATCCGGCCGAGCCGAACTCGACGATCACAGCATAGAACGGGTTCGTGAGGGGCTCGCAACCGAGCGCGGCCTCGTCGTCGCCGGGCCGAGCACGACGCTCGACCCATCGGCGGTTGCCGCACTCGCGAGCGCGACCGGCTTTCCAGTGCTCGCGGACCCGCTCTCGGGGCTCCGATATGGTCCCCATCTCACCGAGCTCGACGTTCCCGTGTGTGGCGGCTACGACTCGTATCTCGACGCGCGCACGGTCGACGACTGGCCTGCTCCCGAAGTCGTCCTCCGGGTCGGCGCGTCGCCCACCTCGAAGGCCCTCAGAAACTACCTCCGCGACGCGGTACGGGGGTCGGGAACACGTCAGTTCGTCGTCGACCCGGCGGGCGAGTGGCGCGAGGCCACCTTCACGGCGAGCGATCTCGTGATCGCCGATCCGAACAGACTCGCGCGCAAGCTCGCGGAGCGGGCGGAGCGGGCGGAGCGGACCGACTCGTCTGCGAGCGAGGCGTGGCGCGAGCGATTTCGGACGGCCGAGACAGACTATTGGAACGCAGTTGAGGCTGCACACGACGACCAGTTCTTCGAAGGCACGATTCCGGGAGACGTGATCGCGAACGCACCCGACCCCGCAACGGTGTTCGTCTCGAACTCGATGACCGTACGCGACGCCGACCGGTTCGGGCGGCCCCGCGACGCCGGCCTCACCGTGCTCGGCAATCGGGGGGCGAGCGGGATCGACGGGATCGTGTCGTCGGGACTCGGCGTGGGGAGCACGACCGACGACCCGCTCGTGCTCGTGGTGGGTGATCTCGCCTACTACCACGACATGAACGGCCTGCTCGCGCTCTCGCGCTGCGGGGTCGACGCTACGATCGTCGTCGTCAACAACGACGGCGGCGGGATCTTCCGGATGCTCCCGATCGCCGAGTTCGATCCTCCCTTCACCGAGCAGTTCGAGACCCCACACGGTCTCGATTTCGCGCCGACAGCCGATATCTACGGCTTCGAGTTCGTCCGAGTCGACGAACGCGATGCGTTTCGGGACGCCTACCAGGCATCGCTCGAAAGCGCCGGCAGCCAGATCATCGAGGTCGAGTTCGATACTGGGACGAGCCACGAGTTCCGCGAGACGGTCCACGAGCGGGCGTGCGACGCGATCGACGAGTGA
- a CDS encoding glycoside hydrolase family 3 N-terminal domain-containing protein, whose amino-acid sequence MGSNDANVPYRQSEQSTSVRVDDLLDRMNTAEKAGQLVGTWCGQLRHENDSEDAKAAIRDHHIGVAAPFGWAGALCTGIEETVETVNDLQRFAMEETDLGIPLLLNVDAVHGNAYVAGATVFPNALGTGATWDTATAETVAGITATEVRRMGAHQNYSPTCDVGRDPRWGRIFETFGESPRLCADLAAAKVRGYQSDGIDHGDSVIATAKHFPAYSEPERGEDASPVDVSAYKLRNTFLPGFEAALDAGVESVMPSYNSINGEPVHGSESFLSDLLRDDLGFEGHVVSDWNGVRHLADDHRTATDQRDGVRQSHAAGLDIASVGHVEHADHLVDLVETGEIDEERLDESVRRILRVKFEMGLFEDPFVDADAAHETLGSADHRQIAREAARDSMTLLKNDGLLPLDGDKDVFVGGPNADDIVHQLGGWSVPQSAGVPGDTVLDAIEDQSEGSVTYEQGATLNENRDIDAAVEKAAAADVAVLALGEGWYLHEFGPSAQAGVETGSWPTRSDLHLSDAQRDLVRRVHDTGTPVVGVLVTGRPLIVDWMAQNVPSILMAYYPGTEGGTAIAETLFGDNDPSGRLPVSIPRSMGDLPQHHDHLAHPTPIGDDEHPDSYDPLYPFGHGLSYTEFAVDDLRVRSDDIGPADDVDVTVTVSNTGDRRGTETVQVFATQETSSRVRPRRFLVGFERVDLDASESADVRLSIPVTNFGFHKPGEGHVIESGRYRVLVNDLESSFEIRPDEK is encoded by the coding sequence ATGGGTTCGAACGACGCGAACGTCCCGTACCGTCAGTCGGAGCAATCCACGTCGGTGCGTGTCGACGACCTTCTCGATCGGATGAACACGGCCGAAAAGGCCGGCCAGCTCGTCGGAACGTGGTGTGGACAGCTCCGTCACGAAAACGACAGCGAGGACGCGAAGGCCGCGATCCGCGACCACCACATCGGCGTCGCCGCGCCGTTCGGCTGGGCCGGTGCGCTGTGTACGGGGATCGAGGAGACGGTCGAGACGGTCAACGACCTCCAGCGGTTCGCGATGGAGGAAACCGACTTGGGGATCCCGCTCCTGTTGAACGTCGACGCGGTCCACGGAAACGCGTACGTCGCCGGCGCGACGGTGTTCCCGAACGCGCTCGGGACGGGGGCGACGTGGGACACCGCAACCGCCGAAACCGTCGCGGGAATCACGGCGACCGAGGTGCGCCGAATGGGCGCTCACCAGAACTACTCGCCGACCTGTGACGTGGGCCGTGATCCGCGGTGGGGCCGGATCTTCGAGACGTTCGGCGAGAGTCCGCGGCTGTGTGCCGACCTGGCCGCGGCGAAAGTGCGCGGCTACCAGAGCGACGGGATCGATCACGGGGATTCGGTCATCGCCACCGCCAAACACTTCCCGGCGTACAGCGAGCCCGAGCGCGGTGAGGACGCCTCGCCGGTCGACGTCTCGGCGTACAAGCTCCGGAACACCTTCCTCCCCGGCTTCGAGGCGGCGCTCGACGCGGGTGTCGAATCGGTGATGCCATCGTACAACTCGATCAACGGCGAACCCGTTCACGGCTCCGAGTCGTTTCTCAGCGATCTCCTCCGTGACGACCTCGGGTTCGAGGGCCACGTCGTCTCGGACTGGAACGGCGTCCGCCACCTCGCCGACGACCACCGGACGGCCACAGACCAGCGTGACGGCGTGCGCCAGTCCCACGCCGCCGGGCTCGATATCGCCTCCGTGGGCCACGTCGAGCACGCCGACCACCTCGTCGACCTGGTCGAAACGGGCGAGATCGACGAAGAGCGACTCGACGAGAGCGTTCGTCGGATCCTTCGCGTGAAGTTCGAGATGGGGCTGTTCGAGGATCCGTTCGTCGACGCGGACGCAGCCCACGAGACCCTCGGCAGCGCCGACCACCGGCAGATCGCGCGCGAGGCCGCCCGCGACAGCATGACCCTGCTGAAAAACGACGGGCTCCTTCCGCTCGACGGGGACAAGGACGTGTTCGTCGGGGGGCCGAACGCCGACGACATCGTCCACCAGCTCGGCGGCTGGAGCGTTCCCCAGTCCGCGGGCGTGCCTGGCGATACGGTACTCGACGCCATCGAAGACCAAAGCGAGGGAAGCGTGACTTACGAGCAAGGGGCGACACTGAACGAGAACCGCGATATCGACGCCGCAGTAGAGAAAGCAGCGGCGGCCGACGTGGCGGTGCTCGCACTCGGCGAGGGGTGGTATCTCCACGAGTTCGGGCCGTCCGCGCAGGCGGGTGTCGAGACTGGTTCGTGGCCGACACGCTCGGATCTCCATCTCTCGGACGCTCAGCGTGACCTGGTGCGACGAGTCCACGACACCGGCACGCCGGTCGTCGGTGTTCTCGTGACTGGTCGGCCGCTAATTGTCGACTGGATGGCCCAGAACGTCCCATCGATCCTCATGGCGTACTACCCCGGAACCGAGGGCGGCACCGCGATCGCCGAGACCCTGTTCGGCGACAACGACCCCAGCGGACGACTCCCGGTCTCGATCCCGCGCTCGATGGGCGACCTGCCGCAGCACCACGACCACCTCGCACATCCCACTCCCATCGGCGACGACGAGCATCCCGACTCCTACGATCCACTCTATCCGTTCGGTCACGGACTGAGCTACACCGAGTTCGCGGTCGACGATCTCCGGGTTCGATCGGACGACATTGGCCCGGCGGACGACGTGGACGTGACGGTGACGGTCTCGAACACCGGCGACCGGCGCGGCACCGAAACGGTTCAGGTCTTCGCCACCCAGGAGACGAGTTCGCGCGTTCGCCCGCGGCGCTTTCTGGTGGGGTTCGAGCGCGTCGATCTCGACGCCAGCGAGTCGGCGGATGTACGCCTCTCGATCCCTGTGACCAACTTCGGGTTCCACAAACCGGGTGAAGGACACGTCATCGAAAGCGGCAGGTACCGTGTCCTGGTGAACGATCTCGAGTCGTCGTTCGAGATTCGTCCCGACGAGAAGTGA
- a CDS encoding universal stress protein: MERGLVVAERTDEHRALLREAGEHANGANAELVLLRLMTEAEYETDAETLASIGSVENVSYDSRAVLDAAANDLQEMARDVLPENVGVDIVAKATDEDDIATAVLDTVADHDCDHVFVLGRHRSPAGKALFGDVAQRIVLDFDGYVTLNTG, encoded by the coding sequence ATGGAACGTGGACTAGTCGTTGCCGAGCGAACCGACGAACACCGGGCACTCCTTCGGGAGGCCGGGGAGCACGCGAACGGGGCGAACGCCGAACTCGTCCTCCTCCGATTGATGACCGAGGCGGAGTACGAGACCGACGCCGAGACGCTCGCGTCGATCGGTTCGGTCGAGAACGTCAGCTACGACAGTCGAGCCGTCCTCGACGCCGCTGCGAACGACCTCCAGGAGATGGCACGCGACGTCCTCCCCGAGAACGTCGGTGTCGATATCGTCGCCAAAGCGACCGACGAGGACGATATCGCCACCGCCGTCCTCGACACCGTAGCCGATCACGACTGCGATCACGTCTTCGTCCTCGGCCGTCATCGCTCGCCCGCCGGCAAAGCGCTGTTCGGCGACGTCGCCCAGCGAATCGTGCTCGACTTCG
- a CDS encoding isochorismate synthase: MLTFVIVRSIRDEMAKTGRERWKDTLKGLPPERPVMEQAGNEGRPTNVAGGRLVSRTREVSDLSFSAFLASQSAPRVSWATPDGFELVGGDAAATLTATGPDRFDTLREDAAALFADSDTDGPPAARPRAIGGLAFDPSHEPAPPWTGFPGALFVVPRVQLTRADDRTWLTVTAAGPDLDPATVTADLDAAHDAITDLPMMRPSGGGPGVTATRRTASKDEWTDGVAAVVERIQAGDLRKVVLATALDVDLASSIDVPGTLERLRRTYPECYRFLVQPTAESGFFGPPPERLVKITGQAVETEALAGSVARGDTPEADAELARSLETSEKIRHEQGVVVDAIRERLAPLGEVRVGERGVRKLANIQHLRTPITATLDDDTHVLDVVEALHPTPAVGGLPPERAREVIHETEPFDRGWYAAPMGWFDAAGDGEFAVGIRSAVAGGRHARLYAGNGIVADSDPDEEWAELGPKFRPVLDELERE, from the coding sequence GTGCTGACTTTCGTGATCGTTCGATCGATACGCGACGAGATGGCGAAAACCGGGCGAGAGCGGTGGAAGGACACGCTCAAGGGCTTGCCACCCGAACGTCCGGTAATGGAACAGGCAGGGAACGAAGGCCGACCGACGAACGTCGCGGGCGGGCGGTTGGTAAGCCGCACGCGGGAGGTTTCCGATCTGTCCTTTTCAGCATTTCTCGCCAGCCAGTCGGCACCGCGCGTGTCGTGGGCGACACCCGATGGGTTCGAACTGGTCGGCGGCGACGCGGCGGCCACGCTCACGGCCACCGGGCCCGACCGATTCGACACGCTCCGTGAAGACGCGGCGGCGCTGTTCGCCGACAGCGACACCGACGGACCACCTGCCGCACGCCCGCGGGCCATCGGCGGGCTCGCGTTCGACCCGTCGCACGAACCCGCTCCGCCGTGGACCGGGTTCCCTGGGGCTTTGTTCGTCGTCCCGCGGGTCCAACTCACTCGAGCCGACGATCGGACGTGGCTGACCGTCACGGCAGCCGGGCCGGACCTCGATCCAGCGACGGTCACGGCCGATCTCGATGCCGCTCACGACGCGATCACCGATCTGCCGATGATGCGCCCGAGCGGCGGCGGGCCGGGAGTCACCGCCACTCGACGGACTGCCTCGAAGGACGAGTGGACCGACGGCGTCGCGGCAGTCGTCGAGCGGATTCAGGCGGGCGACCTCCGGAAGGTCGTGCTCGCAACCGCCCTCGACGTCGACCTCGCCTCGTCGATCGACGTGCCAGGCACCCTCGAACGCCTCCGACGGACCTATCCGGAGTGCTATCGGTTCCTCGTCCAACCCACGGCCGAGTCCGGGTTTTTCGGTCCGCCGCCAGAGCGCCTCGTGAAGATCACGGGTCAGGCGGTCGAAACCGAGGCGCTTGCGGGATCGGTCGCGCGCGGCGACACGCCCGAAGCGGACGCCGAACTCGCGCGCTCGCTCGAAACCAGCGAGAAGATCCGCCACGAACAGGGGGTCGTGGTCGACGCCATCCGCGAACGGCTCGCGCCGCTCGGCGAGGTTCGGGTCGGCGAGCGCGGCGTTCGGAAGCTCGCGAACATCCAACACCTCCGGACACCGATCACCGCGACCCTCGACGACGATACACACGTTCTCGACGTCGTCGAGGCGCTTCACCCGACGCCCGCGGTCGGCGGGCTGCCGCCCGAGCGCGCGCGTGAGGTCATCCACGAGACCGAACCGTTCGATCGCGGGTGGTACGCCGCCCCGATGGGATGGTTCGACGCCGCGGGCGACGGCGAGTTCGCGGTCGGGATCCGATCGGCGGTCGCCGGTGGCCGCCACGCCCGACTCTACGCCGGTAACGGCATCGTCGCCGACTCCGATCCCGACGAGGAGTGGGCCGAACTCGGGCCGAAGTTCCGGCCCGTGCTCGACGAACTCGAACGCGAATGA
- a CDS encoding tyrosine--tRNA ligase, producing MDHAERKRLVARNTAEVVTNEELDGLLADDDPTVYIGYAPTGEMHIGHFTTIRKLADFLRADLDVTVLIADLHAHLDDEKSPFDLLDARSAYYREAIEGMVEAAGADPDDIEFVRGREFELDADYSLELLRMAADTTISRVQRAGSEVVRQAENPNLGGLLYPLMQTLDVDALDADIAYGGIDQRGIYMLSRELFDDRGEDPPICVFAPLLSGLAGGKMSASDEQSKVNLTDDPDTVVEKLQGAYCPQGEVEDNGVLEYVEYLVFPILDERGEAFRIERPEEYGGDLVYESYDDLEADFVSEELHPQDLKNAAAESISSAIDPIRQRFADRPDLLADAYPENYD from the coding sequence ATGGACCACGCGGAGCGAAAGCGGCTCGTGGCGCGGAACACGGCCGAGGTCGTCACCAACGAGGAGCTCGACGGACTGCTGGCCGACGACGATCCCACGGTGTACATCGGCTACGCGCCGACCGGCGAGATGCATATCGGTCACTTCACCACGATCCGCAAGCTCGCCGACTTCCTCCGCGCCGATCTCGACGTCACGGTGCTGATCGCGGACCTCCACGCCCACCTCGACGACGAGAAGAGCCCGTTCGACCTGCTCGACGCCCGCTCTGCGTACTACCGCGAGGCGATCGAGGGGATGGTTGAGGCCGCTGGGGCTGACCCCGACGACATCGAGTTCGTCCGCGGACGCGAGTTCGAACTCGATGCGGACTACTCGCTCGAACTCCTTCGAATGGCGGCCGACACCACGATCTCGCGGGTCCAACGCGCCGGCAGCGAGGTGGTTCGCCAGGCGGAGAACCCCAACCTCGGCGGGCTGCTCTACCCGCTGATGCAGACTCTCGATGTCGACGCGCTCGACGCCGACATCGCCTACGGCGGGATCGACCAGCGCGGCATCTACATGCTCAGCCGTGAACTGTTCGACGACCGCGGCGAGGACCCGCCAATCTGTGTGTTCGCCCCGCTGCTTTCCGGTCTCGCGGGTGGGAAGATGAGCGCTTCCGACGAGCAATCAAAGGTCAACCTCACCGACGATCCCGACACCGTGGTCGAGAAACTCCAAGGGGCGTACTGCCCGCAGGGCGAGGTCGAGGACAACGGCGTGCTCGAGTACGTCGAATACCTCGTCTTCCCGATCCTCGACGAGCGTGGGGAGGCCTTTCGCATCGAGCGCCCCGAGGAGTACGGCGGCGATCTCGTCTACGAGAGCTACGACGACCTCGAAGCGGACTTCGTGAGCGAGGAGCTCCACCCCCAGGACCTCAAAAACGCTGCCGCCGAATCCATCTCGTCGGCTATCGATCCGATCCGCCAGCGCTTCGCCGATCGGCCCGACCTGCTGGCCGACGCGTACCCCGAGAACTACGACTGA
- a CDS encoding flavin reductase family protein: protein MTRIDPDELDGSLYRTLAGAVIPRPIAWVSSLSPEGVENLAPYSFFNVVSTSPPVVMFAPTDRSNQPEGLSDTARNALDTEEFVVNVVTEPLAEAMNVTSATLPPEESEFDHASLERTASETVAPPRVAVAEVAFECELYESIDVGSNTMVLGEVVSVYLDEDVTTDGKLDVEKLDAIGRLSGSYYCRTDGRFRMERPE from the coding sequence GTGACCCGCATCGATCCCGACGAGCTCGACGGCTCGCTGTACCGTACGCTCGCGGGCGCGGTGATCCCGCGGCCGATCGCGTGGGTGAGCTCGCTCTCCCCGGAAGGCGTCGAGAACCTCGCGCCGTACTCGTTTTTCAACGTCGTCAGTACGTCGCCGCCGGTCGTGATGTTCGCGCCGACCGATCGATCGAATCAGCCCGAGGGCCTCTCGGATACGGCGCGTAACGCGCTCGACACCGAGGAGTTCGTCGTCAACGTCGTCACCGAGCCGCTCGCCGAGGCGATGAACGTCACGAGCGCGACGCTTCCACCGGAGGAAAGCGAGTTCGATCACGCAAGTCTCGAACGGACAGCCTCCGAAACGGTCGCGCCGCCGCGGGTCGCCGTGGCCGAGGTCGCGTTCGAGTGCGAGCTCTACGAGTCGATCGACGTCGGCTCGAACACGATGGTGCTCGGCGAAGTCGTCTCAGTCTATCTCGACGAGGACGTGACGACCGACGGCAAGCTCGACGTGGAGAAACTCGACGCGATCGGCCGGCTTTCCGGGAGTTACTACTGCCGGACCGACGGCCGCTTTCGGATGGAGCGCCCGGAGTAG
- a CDS encoding DoxX family protein translates to MGRLSTLGRALFGGVLAFTAIDNLRDIDGMAAYAESNGVPAADRLVPLSSGMLLAGSLGVVLGRAPRLSAGAIAAFLVGVTPTMHDFWNREDGEREQQVIHFLKNTALLGGALFFLSRGPADE, encoded by the coding sequence ATGGGACGACTCTCGACACTCGGGCGCGCGCTGTTCGGCGGCGTACTCGCGTTCACCGCGATCGACAACCTCCGGGACATCGACGGGATGGCCGCGTACGCCGAGTCGAACGGCGTGCCCGCGGCCGACCGACTCGTGCCGCTTTCGAGCGGCATGTTGCTGGCCGGCAGTCTCGGGGTCGTCCTCGGTCGTGCCCCGCGGCTGTCCGCCGGCGCGATCGCGGCGTTTCTCGTCGGCGTGACGCCCACGATGCACGACTTCTGGAACCGGGAGGACGGGGAGCGCGAACAGCAGGTGATCCACTTCCTGAAGAACACCGCGCTGCTCGGCGGTGCGCTCTTTTTCCTCTCGCGCGGTCCCGCCGACGAATAG
- a CDS encoding winged helix-turn-helix transcriptional regulator codes for MSSQQSRHGEEACAVVDSLDQIGSQWRLVVLHDLQDGEKRFNELKRSTDASSRTLSRVLDDLQTADLVHRRIEEDAPIATYYRLTEKGEALCPVFDEIEAWADEWLNGAGRS; via the coding sequence ATGTCATCCCAGCAATCACGCCACGGCGAGGAGGCGTGCGCCGTCGTGGATTCGCTCGACCAGATCGGGTCGCAGTGGCGTCTAGTGGTCCTCCACGACCTCCAAGACGGCGAGAAGCGGTTCAACGAGCTCAAGCGCTCGACCGACGCGAGCTCACGCACCCTCTCGCGGGTGCTCGATGATCTCCAGACGGCGGACCTCGTGCATCGCCGGATCGAAGAGGACGCCCCGATCGCCACGTATTATCGACTCACCGAGAAGGGCGAGGCGCTGTGTCCCGTTTTCGACGAGATCGAGGCGTGGGCCGACGAGTGGCTCAATGGCGCGGGTCGCTCGTAG
- a CDS encoding UPF0058 family protein: MHKDELLELHEQMVLITEYVQDREEVDPGLFDEYAELDISPDDVHKSKSEHKHAVFVLGNALAEGMSEDEFSDAGRIGKRMRELADDTEQKL; this comes from the coding sequence ATGCACAAAGACGAACTGCTCGAACTCCACGAGCAGATGGTGCTGATCACCGAGTACGTTCAGGACCGCGAGGAGGTCGATCCCGGACTGTTCGACGAGTACGCCGAACTCGACATCTCTCCCGACGACGTCCACAAGTCGAAAAGTGAACACAAACACGCCGTGTTCGTCCTCGGCAACGCCCTCGCGGAGGGGATGAGCGAGGACGAGTTCTCCGACGCCGGTCGGATCGGCAAACGGATGCGCGAGCTCGCCGACGACACCGAACAGAAGCTCTAA
- a CDS encoding VOC family protein has translation MPDTPPTTGLHHVTNICTDMERTKEFYEEVLGFHTVKMTENYDDPGTPHYYFSLTPEGEPGMTVTYFEYPNSQGQPGPGASHHFAIGVENEETLREWREHLMDHDVRVSRVRDRTYFKSIYFNDPDGLVFEIATHGPGFTVDEAEPGSEKIDSPDERGGPTA, from the coding sequence ATGCCAGACACACCACCCACCACCGGCCTGCACCACGTGACGAACATCTGTACCGACATGGAACGGACGAAGGAGTTCTACGAGGAGGTGCTCGGGTTCCATACCGTCAAAATGACCGAGAACTACGACGACCCAGGAACACCGCACTACTACTTCTCGCTGACGCCCGAGGGCGAACCCGGGATGACGGTGACGTACTTCGAGTACCCGAACTCGCAGGGCCAGCCCGGTCCGGGGGCGTCCCACCACTTCGCCATCGGGGTCGAGAACGAGGAGACCCTTCGAGAGTGGCGCGAGCACCTGATGGACCACGACGTTCGCGTGTCGCGCGTTCGTGACCGCACCTATTTCAAGAGCATCTACTTCAACGATCCCGACGGGCTGGTGTTCGAGATCGCCACGCATGGCCCGGGGTTCACCGTCGACGAGGCTGAACCGGGCAGCGAGAAGATCGACTCGCCGGACGAGCGGGGCGGCCCAACAGCGTGA
- a CDS encoding DUF7120 family protein: MPKVEITIPEQLEMRIARMVEEGEFLNREEAIEELISAGMRAYQTSGPTDEDEEPGLEDDGMMGHEDEYVF, from the coding sequence ATGCCCAAGGTAGAGATCACGATCCCGGAACAGCTCGAAATGCGGATCGCTCGGATGGTCGAGGAGGGAGAATTCCTCAACCGCGAGGAAGCCATCGAAGAGCTGATTTCGGCCGGTATGCGCGCGTATCAGACGAGTGGGCCCACGGACGAGGACGAGGAACCGGGCCTCGAAGACGACGGTATGATGGGTCACGAGGACGAGTACGTCTTCTGA